From one Xyrauchen texanus isolate HMW12.3.18 chromosome 17, RBS_HiC_50CHRs, whole genome shotgun sequence genomic stretch:
- the LOC127657750 gene encoding free fatty acid receptor 2-like, producing MLKCDYHLCLSVYIITFITGFPANILAFYTFSRKVWKKPTPIDILLLNLTISDLLFLIFLPFKMQEVANQMIWSITYELCPLSGFVFYMTIYNSTFFLTAVSVERYLGVAFPIQHSLRRRPVYAVLASIFIWMFSVLHLSIVYIMPYYDPSGMAPVQRNICYDEFSDAQLEILLPVRLELCVVLFCIPFLICSFCYINFIRILLRLPNIGRRRRLRAIGLALGTLLVFALCFGPYNVSHVVGFVIKQNPGWRNKALLLSTFNACLDPLIFYFTSAAVRNTLGTMARGIWTGARGICHWSSKRNVTETEKNGLPKPQEINAL from the coding sequence ATGCTGAAGTGTGATTATCACTTGTGTCTTTCTGTCTACATCATCACCTTCATCACCGGCTTCCCAGCCAACATCCTGGCGTTCTACACATTCAGCCGCAAGGTTTGGAAGAAGCCGACCCCCATCGACATCCTCCTCCTCAACCTCACCATCTCAGACCTGCTCTTCCTCATCTTCTTACCCTTTAAGATGCAAGAAGTGGCCAATCAAATGATCTGGAGTATAACATACGAACTGTGTCCACTGTCTGGCTTTGTGTTCTACATGACCATCTACAACAGCACCTTCTTCTTGACCGCGGTAAGCGTGGAGCGCTACCTTGGAGTGGCCTTCCCCATCCAACACTCCTTGAGGAGAAGACCAGTTTACGCCGTGCTGGCCAGCATCTTCATTTGGATGTTTTCAGTTCTCCACCTGAGCATCGTCTACATCATGCCCTACTACGACCCATCCGGAATGGCACCCGTTCAACGGAACATCTGCTATGACGAATTCTCCGATGCTCAGCTTGAGATCCTCCTACCCGTACGTCTGGAGCTATGTGTGGTTCTCTTCTGCATTCCTTTTCTTATTTGCAGCTTCTGCTACATAAACTTCATTCGCATACTCTTGAGGCTGCCAAACATTGGCCGGCGGAGGAGGTTGAGGGCAATTGGTCTGGCTTTGGGCACACTTTTGGTGTTTGCACTCTGTTTTGGACCCTACAACGTCTCCCATGTGGTTGGCTTTGTTATCAAGCAAAACCCAGGGTGGAGGAACAAAGCCCTGCTTCTCAGCACGTTCAATGCCTGCTTGGACCCGCTTATATTTTACTTCACTTCAGCAGCGGTGAGGAATACCCTGGGCACAATGGCAAGGGGCATTTGGACTGGGGCAAGGGGCATTTGCCACTGGAGTTCTAAAAGGAATGTCACTGAAACAGAGAAAAACGGCCTTCCAAAACCACAAGAGATCAACGCCCTTTGA